The sequence TCTCCTGAGACGACGGCAGGTTTCGTGTCGCCCGGGTCGGGAAGGGCGGCTCCTCGGCTGCGTCGGCAGCCGTCTCTCATGGCGAGGAGTCCGAACCATGCCCCTGTCCACCTCCGCGGCGCTCGGCCGTGACGCCGATCGGCGTTCACGTCCGCCCATCTCCGTCATCTCCGATAACCTCCACCGCCCATGACCCCGCCACACAGCTCTGCCCCCACGTCCATGCCGTCGCCTGCCCGTCAACGGTCCCGTCGCAGTCTCGCTCTCGTGGTCGCGTTGCTGGCCGTGCTGGTGCTCGGAGCGGCCGCCTGTTCGGGCGGCTCCAGCAAGGTGCTGAAGACCACGACCACCAAGAGCCCGACCACGGAGGCCACGTCCGACACCGGGAGCTTCTCCGACACCGGGAGCTTCTCGGACTCCGGCGACTTCTCCGACTCGTCCAGCTACAGCGACTTGCTGTCGGACCTCTCGAGCGACGACAGCGGCAGTTCGGGCGGCAGCCTCCGCGACATCTTCTTGAACTCCTGCGAGGGCAGCGGCGGCAGCAAGTCGTTGTGCGAGTGCGTGGCCGACAAGCTCGACTTCAGCGACCCCACGAGCCTCGTGACCGAGGCGCAGTCCGCTGCCCGCGAGTGCGTGAGCGGCGACTGACCCGTCGTCACCGACAATCGAGGCCACCTTGCGTCTGTGTCCATCGCCCGGGTGCATGACTGCACCCGGGCGAGGCGCGGGTGCGGGGCCACTGAGGGTGAGTCGGTAACATCGAGTGATCATGACCTCGCTCTGGCCGCAGCTCGAGCCGCTCCTCATGCAGGTCGCCAAACCTGCTCGCTACATCGGCTGCGAGGACGGCGCGGTGGTCCCTGACCACGATCCGCACAAGGTGGCCTGGCTGCTCGCCTACCCCGACACGTACGAGATCGGCCTGCCCAACCAGGGCCTGCAGGTGCTGGCCGAGATCCTCAACGAGCGCGCCGACGCGGTGGCCGAGCGAGCGTACGCACCTTGGCACGACCTCGAAGCCCTGCTCAGGGCCAACGGCCTGCCGCTCTTCTCGGTGGAGACCCACCGCGCGGCTGGGGACTTCGACCTGCTCGCGTTCAACCTGTCGGCCGAGCTCACGTACACCAACCTGCTCAACATGGTCGACCTGGCGGGCGTCCCGGTGCGCACCGCTGACCGGTCGGTCGAGAACCCCCTCATCGGTGCGGGCGGCCACTGCACTTACAACCCCGAGCCCATCGCCGACTTCCTCGACTTCGTGGTGCTCGGCGACGGCGAAGAAGCCGTCGGCGAGATCACCGAAGTGGTCGCCGACTGGAAGGCGAACGGGCGTGCCGGTGGGCGCGAGGCCGTGCATCGTGCCCTGGCGACGCTCGACGGGGTCTACGTCCCCGCGCTGTACGAAGCGGCGTTCGACGGGGACCTCTTCGGCGGCCTCACGCCGCTGGTGGCCGACGCGCCCGACGTGGTCGAAAAGCGCACCATCGCCGATCTCGCCGACTGGCCGTATCCGAAGCGCCAGCTCGTGCCGCTCACCGAGGTCGTGCACGACCGCCTCAACGTCGAGGTCTTCCGTGGCTGCACCCGCGGCTGCAGGTTCTGCCAAGCCGGGATGATCACCCGCCCGGTGCGTGAACGCCCTGCCGAGCAGGTCCGCACGATGGTGGCCGCTGGTCTGCAGCGCACCGGATACGACGAAGTCGCGCTCACCTCGCTGTCGACCGCCGACTTCTCGGGCATCCAAGGCGTGCTCGACGAAGTGATGGACGATCCCGTCAACTGCGGCAAGGTCAGCGTGTCGTTGCCGAGCTTGCGGGTCGACGCGTTCGGGGTCGGCATCGCGGGCGCGATCCAAGGCGCCCGTCGCACCGGGCTGACCTTCGCGCCCGAGGCCGGTTCTTGGCGGCTGCGACAG comes from Acidimicrobiales bacterium and encodes:
- a CDS encoding TIGR03960 family B12-binding radical SAM protein, giving the protein MTSLWPQLEPLLMQVAKPARYIGCEDGAVVPDHDPHKVAWLLAYPDTYEIGLPNQGLQVLAEILNERADAVAERAYAPWHDLEALLRANGLPLFSVETHRAAGDFDLLAFNLSAELTYTNLLNMVDLAGVPVRTADRSVENPLIGAGGHCTYNPEPIADFLDFVVLGDGEEAVGEITEVVADWKANGRAGGREAVHRALATLDGVYVPALYEAAFDGDLFGGLTPLVADAPDVVEKRTIADLADWPYPKRQLVPLTEVVHDRLNVEVFRGCTRGCRFCQAGMITRPVRERPAEQVRTMVAAGLQRTGYDEVALTSLSTADFSGIQGVLDEVMDDPVNCGKVSVSLPSLRVDAFGVGIAGAIQGARRTGLTFAPEAGSWRLRQVINKLIREEDLYGAVRSAYSQGWRRMKLYFLTGLPTETDQDTLGIAELARNVLAIGREYHQRPSVTISVGGFVPKPFTPFQWFGANTEDELRRKIGLLRDELRRDRGIDLKWHDPRATVAEAIISRGDRRLGPVIEHVWRHGGTFQEWSEFFDLDLWTSALEAHGLTVEQFAYRHRTEDEPLPWDHLSAGLHRDFLWQDWRDALAEVGLPDCRWTPCYDCGACTGYGIEHVVASATPPAGGSQGTGVELASGGEVPITLLPRKPEMAAR